A single genomic interval of Alistipes provencensis harbors:
- a CDS encoding FecR family protein, which produces MNFIYAQPDIPTSVRQAFRQWMADQDRNPEVDSLMKELWETNDAAASPERIRKGLDRLHSKIRRNRLRRVLRYAGAAAAAVLMFAGGYFSATRSEEAVERITLVTAKGHMGEFTLPDGTRVWLNEESRLAYDADFSGTVREVTLSGEAFFEVEKDSLRPFRVGMGGLEIEVLGTSFDAIGYAADPARQIILKNGSVSISGEGLSRPVRLCPDQKFTQDVLQGGFTIEQVDARNYCQWFEERLVFYNMPLTDIMVNLERKYHVEIVLSSSLPADRRLSLVVQHEPLEDIMEVISRLMPVRYQIDGDRVFVTGRGGSR; this is translated from the coding sequence TTGAATTTCATCTATGCCCAGCCCGATATTCCGACTTCGGTCAGGCAGGCTTTCAGGCAATGGATGGCGGACCAAGATCGGAATCCGGAGGTCGACAGCCTGATGAAAGAACTGTGGGAAACGAACGATGCGGCGGCTTCGCCGGAAAGAATCCGGAAGGGGCTGGATCGGTTGCATTCGAAGATTCGCAGGAACCGCCTGCGGCGTGTACTCCGGTATGCCGGTGCGGCCGCCGCCGCTGTCCTGATGTTTGCAGGGGGCTATTTTTCCGCCACTCGCTCCGAAGAGGCTGTCGAGCGGATTACGCTGGTGACGGCGAAAGGGCACATGGGCGAATTCACCCTGCCCGACGGCACGCGCGTATGGCTCAACGAAGAGAGCCGGCTCGCATACGACGCCGATTTCTCCGGCACGGTCCGCGAGGTGACGCTCTCGGGAGAAGCCTTCTTCGAGGTCGAAAAGGATTCGCTGCGGCCGTTCCGCGTCGGCATGGGAGGGTTGGAGATCGAGGTGCTGGGTACGTCGTTCGATGCGATCGGATATGCGGCAGACCCTGCCCGGCAGATTATTCTCAAAAACGGTTCCGTCAGCATTTCGGGCGAGGGGCTTTCCCGTCCTGTCCGGCTTTGTCCCGACCAGAAGTTCACGCAGGATGTATTGCAGGGCGGATTCACCATCGAGCAGGTCGATGCACGGAACTACTGCCAGTGGTTCGAGGAGCGTCTGGTATTCTACAACATGCCGCTGACGGATATCATGGTCAATCTGGAACGCAAATACCATGTCGAGATCGTGCTTTCGTCGTCGCTTCCCGCCGACCGACGGCTGTCGCTGGTTGTTCAGCACGAACCGTTGGAAGACATCATGGAGGTTATTTCGAGACTGATGCCGGTCCGTTATCAAATCGACGGCGACCGGGTGTTCGTTACGGGCCGGGGCGGTTCCAGATAA
- a CDS encoding DUF6528 family protein has protein sequence MKNRLYGLFALLAGTLLFGAGCSDDESGRTLLAAKTNLTLAKYCNAEGGLTSVVWKKGEPAALVAEGPGRTEPVFAEPILPGTERSLFLFNVTAPRGPVAVAAWWPADAQVTCEDGVLKTTVPTAQDGTLTPPLLVGHTTGVVNSYEGVDMELSQLGCTMYIRLIQNSYKVTRAVVEANGGEMIGGEVSVRMADWDVTASAPQVTVTPAVPVDCAAGGQTLVALLAPVDLSSGYTVILYDGDTEVERLVDDTPRRLAQGGKVDTAEAEKLPTQLLFCGNNTACVIEVGSESPADYRDAVVWRWDSRTVAPVLGIPESQCRVGEGKPVDNGRKLLLSGATGWCVLYDRQTDAIRWWSTSCPQVHSSDLLPNDRVVLACSSGADANCNKVQVYDLGQNNKVLCQYDLESAHGVVWNETTQRLYAIGGKSLKIYKLKNWNTDAPELEEERTVETPKNSVHDLTTVNSHSLCIAGKSAYVYNTASGTFSELTHFSACTALKSVNYNEDTGEAWYTDATVPEGDQDWTTQTLRHTSNVKSGEADLLIRIPDLSVYKVRVLRW, from the coding sequence ATGAAAAACAGACTATACGGACTTTTCGCCCTGCTGGCCGGAACATTGCTTTTCGGCGCAGGGTGCAGCGACGACGAATCCGGACGCACGCTGCTTGCCGCAAAAACCAATCTGACACTCGCAAAATACTGCAACGCCGAAGGCGGCCTTACTTCGGTCGTCTGGAAGAAGGGCGAGCCGGCGGCTCTGGTCGCCGAAGGTCCCGGACGGACGGAACCCGTCTTTGCCGAACCGATTCTTCCCGGCACGGAGCGTTCGCTCTTCCTTTTCAACGTCACGGCGCCGCGAGGGCCCGTGGCCGTGGCTGCATGGTGGCCTGCCGATGCGCAGGTGACCTGCGAGGACGGGGTGCTGAAAACCACGGTCCCCACCGCGCAGGACGGGACGCTCACCCCCCCCCTGCTCGTGGGCCATACGACCGGGGTCGTCAACTCCTACGAAGGGGTCGACATGGAGCTTTCCCAGCTCGGATGCACGATGTATATCCGGCTCATCCAGAACAGCTACAAGGTTACACGCGCCGTCGTCGAAGCCAATGGCGGCGAGATGATCGGCGGCGAAGTGTCGGTCCGCATGGCGGACTGGGATGTTACGGCCTCGGCGCCGCAGGTGACCGTGACGCCCGCCGTTCCGGTCGACTGCGCGGCCGGAGGTCAGACGCTCGTCGCGCTGCTGGCGCCCGTGGACCTTTCGTCGGGCTATACGGTGATCCTGTACGACGGCGATACGGAGGTGGAGCGACTGGTCGACGATACACCGCGGCGGCTGGCGCAGGGCGGCAAGGTCGATACCGCCGAGGCGGAGAAACTCCCGACGCAACTGCTGTTCTGCGGCAACAACACCGCCTGCGTGATCGAAGTCGGGAGCGAATCGCCCGCCGATTATCGGGACGCCGTCGTATGGCGCTGGGATTCCCGCACGGTCGCTCCGGTTCTGGGCATTCCCGAATCGCAATGCCGTGTCGGCGAGGGCAAGCCTGTGGACAATGGCCGCAAACTGCTGCTGTCGGGCGCTACGGGCTGGTGCGTGCTTTATGACCGGCAGACCGACGCCATTCGCTGGTGGTCGACCTCCTGCCCGCAGGTGCACTCGTCCGATCTGCTGCCCAACGATAGGGTGGTGCTGGCCTGCTCGTCGGGTGCGGATGCCAACTGCAACAAGGTGCAGGTCTACGATCTCGGCCAAAACAATAAGGTGTTGTGCCAGTACGATCTGGAATCGGCGCACGGCGTGGTGTGGAACGAGACGACCCAGCGTCTTTATGCCATCGGGGGCAAGAGTCTGAAAATATACAAGTTGAAGAACTGGAACACCGACGCTCCCGAACTCGAAGAGGAACGGACGGTCGAGACGCCCAAGAATTCGGTACACGACCTTACGACGGTCAATTCCCACAGCCTTTGCATCGCAGGTAAAAGCGCCTATGTTTATAATACGGCGTCGGGAACCTTTTCCGAGCTGACCCACTTTTCGGCTTGCACGGCACTTAAATCGGTGAACTATAACGAGGATACCGGCGAGGCATGGTATACGGATGCGACCGTGCCCGAGGGGGATCAGGACTGGACCACGCAGACGCTGCGCCACACGTCGAATGTGAAAAGCGGGGAAGCGGACCTTTTGATCCGCATTCCCGATCTGAGCGTGTATAAGGTTCGGGTTTTGAGGTGGTAG
- a CDS encoding outer membrane protein assembly factor BamB family protein, which yields MKKLIHICILSGLAALAASCWTEDIPEAGAARHQVTDLVATPGDEEVTLAWEIPDGWNPTDYIVFYTDEESQTVTLHTGGASRYVVDKLTNGISYNFNVQAVYGKLISNAVSVAGRPSTSRLPVTDLTVTETGDGYVALAWSAPSTLVEKYTLSYYDEDMPGDIRTQEIARDVTSYRCEGLTNDKNYYFLLAAEYEKGAAEADVIRAMPTKAIPYFISSETAAVDQPVTFEFNRAAYADASDVAWTFPDGAVLTGDKILSGFKTTGSQVVMLSAKIDESLREWKITVEIRPYVVNFMDWEQADGAKYESPTYTCPVLSPDAATVYVNTGNKISNLYAFDVQTGKQKWTFRPTDNGDTQAESKSMAAVNPVSGDIYYGTSAGGQFYAVKPDGTLHWKFSKCGSMNSAPPAVSADGTVVYIVDAKGNLYALDAETGMERWGAPYAAGSCGYGLLVNGGEVVVGAKTAVHFVSAADGTKIDAVTVSIVNSIGFAVSPDRKKAYFAYGTTLAAVDLDSHTLCARSAAGGDNYYQPIVAGDGTVFAGTKDGYVRFFSSDLQTMVHEEQPSSVKKNTFNFTRPLVDANNHFYIMASGSSTEDSLVLEYDTSGNKIADWSYTQNNGQNGCNLADGVLYTVNQGSGDGGNGLFIGKYIGAARGRGWSSHGGDHCGSGCIQSSLIEW from the coding sequence ATGAAAAAACTGATTCATATATGCATCCTGTCGGGCCTCGCGGCGCTCGCCGCGTCGTGCTGGACCGAAGATATTCCCGAGGCCGGCGCCGCACGGCATCAGGTCACCGATCTCGTGGCCACGCCGGGCGACGAGGAAGTGACCCTCGCATGGGAGATTCCCGACGGGTGGAATCCCACCGATTACATCGTTTTCTATACCGACGAGGAGTCGCAGACCGTGACGCTGCATACCGGCGGCGCAAGCCGGTATGTCGTCGACAAACTGACTAACGGCATCTCCTATAATTTCAATGTGCAGGCTGTTTACGGAAAACTGATCTCCAATGCCGTGAGCGTAGCGGGCCGTCCCTCCACGTCGCGTCTTCCGGTCACGGACCTCACGGTTACGGAGACGGGCGACGGATATGTGGCGCTCGCGTGGTCCGCACCTTCGACCCTCGTGGAGAAATATACGCTCTCTTATTACGACGAGGATATGCCGGGCGATATCCGGACGCAGGAGATCGCCCGCGACGTGACGTCTTACCGGTGCGAAGGGCTCACCAACGACAAGAATTATTACTTCCTGCTGGCGGCCGAATACGAAAAAGGAGCGGCCGAGGCGGATGTGATCCGCGCCATGCCGACCAAGGCCATTCCCTATTTCATCTCCTCGGAGACGGCGGCTGTCGACCAGCCCGTCACGTTCGAATTCAACCGGGCGGCCTATGCCGATGCGAGCGACGTGGCGTGGACTTTCCCCGACGGTGCGGTCCTCACGGGCGACAAGATACTTTCGGGATTCAAGACCACAGGCAGTCAGGTCGTCATGCTGTCGGCAAAAATCGACGAATCGCTGCGCGAATGGAAAATCACGGTCGAGATCCGTCCTTATGTCGTCAATTTCATGGATTGGGAGCAGGCCGACGGTGCCAAATACGAAAGCCCTACCTACACTTGTCCGGTGCTTTCGCCCGACGCTGCGACGGTATATGTCAATACGGGCAACAAGATCAGCAACCTCTATGCTTTCGACGTGCAGACAGGCAAACAAAAATGGACGTTCAGGCCGACCGACAACGGCGATACGCAGGCCGAGTCGAAATCGATGGCGGCCGTCAATCCGGTCTCGGGCGACATCTACTACGGAACCAGTGCAGGTGGGCAGTTCTATGCCGTGAAGCCGGACGGTACGCTGCACTGGAAGTTCAGCAAGTGCGGATCGATGAACTCGGCGCCTCCCGCTGTCAGCGCCGACGGTACGGTGGTTTACATCGTCGATGCGAAAGGCAATCTTTATGCGCTCGACGCCGAGACCGGTATGGAACGCTGGGGGGCGCCTTACGCAGCCGGCAGTTGCGGCTACGGGCTGCTGGTCAACGGCGGCGAGGTAGTCGTGGGGGCTAAAACGGCGGTCCATTTCGTGAGCGCCGCCGACGGTACGAAGATCGACGCCGTGACGGTTTCGATCGTCAACTCCATCGGTTTCGCCGTGAGTCCCGACCGGAAAAAGGCTTATTTCGCTTACGGAACGACTTTGGCGGCCGTTGATTTGGACTCGCATACGCTGTGTGCCCGGAGTGCAGCCGGGGGAGACAACTATTACCAACCCATCGTGGCCGGCGACGGAACGGTCTTCGCCGGAACGAAAGACGGATATGTACGGTTCTTCTCGTCCGATTTGCAGACGATGGTCCATGAAGAGCAGCCGAGCAGCGTGAAGAAGAATACTTTCAACTTCACGCGTCCGCTGGTCGATGCGAACAACCATTTTTACATTATGGCGTCCGGCAGCAGTACGGAGGACAGCCTCGTACTGGAATACGATACGTCCGGGAACAAGATTGCCGATTGGAGCTATACACAGAACAACGGTCAGAACGGCTGCAATCTCGCAGACGGTGTATTGTACACCGTGAACCAAGGTTCCGGAGACGGCGGAAACGGACTTTTTATCGGTAAATACATCGGGGCTGCGCGCGGCAGGGGATGGTCGTCGCACGGAGGCGACCACTGCGGCTCGGGTTGTATTCAGTCGTCGCTGATCGAATGGTAA
- a CDS encoding sugar phosphate isomerase/epimerase family protein, giving the protein MKGIFLGLFLMLGGVLYAARPMGTSLGILGGPTQEKLAEVRDAGIGYVEVTFHAFTHKTPDAECYAEAFALRERLEKAGLRVWSCHLPFGRKCDISVVDPVQRERNVAYIERMIRLAAIFHPRRLVLHPGSRPISEEERGERERCAANSICRLSLAAEEIGAVLCVENMPHSIGRTSAEMLRLIEGCPEVMVCFDTNHLLLESHADFIEALGDRIATVHLSDYDGRDERHWLPGKGVIDWLDLCRRLRRAGYRGVYIFEVHHGEATCRDLVKAYGQVLRNK; this is encoded by the coding sequence ATGAAAGGGATATTTTTAGGTTTGTTCCTGATGCTGGGCGGCGTGCTGTACGCCGCCCGGCCGATGGGAACCTCGCTCGGGATTCTCGGGGGACCGACGCAGGAGAAACTGGCGGAGGTTCGCGATGCCGGGATCGGGTATGTCGAGGTGACGTTCCACGCGTTCACCCACAAAACCCCCGATGCCGAGTGCTATGCCGAGGCTTTCGCCCTGCGCGAGAGGCTGGAGAAGGCCGGACTGAGGGTCTGGTCGTGCCACCTGCCTTTCGGCCGCAAATGCGACATTTCGGTCGTCGATCCCGTACAGCGGGAACGGAATGTAGCCTATATCGAACGGATGATCCGGCTGGCGGCCATCTTCCATCCCCGGCGGCTGGTGCTGCATCCCGGATCGCGGCCCATTTCGGAGGAGGAGCGCGGCGAACGCGAACGCTGCGCCGCCAACTCCATCTGCCGGCTGTCGCTCGCGGCGGAAGAGATCGGTGCGGTGCTGTGTGTGGAAAACATGCCCCACAGCATCGGCCGCACCTCGGCCGAGATGCTCCGCCTGATCGAAGGGTGTCCCGAGGTCATGGTCTGCTTCGACACGAACCACCTGCTTCTGGAGAGCCACGCCGACTTCATCGAGGCGCTCGGCGACCGGATCGCTACGGTCCATCTGTCCGATTACGACGGCCGCGACGAACGCCACTGGCTGCCCGGCAAGGGCGTGATCGACTGGCTGGACCTCTGCCGCAGGCTGCGGCGGGCGGGCTATCGGGGAGTGTATATCTTCGAGGTGCATCACGGCGAAGCCACATGCCGCGATCTCGTGAAAGCCTACGGACAAGTGCTGCGCAACAAATAA
- a CDS encoding RagB/SusD family nutrient uptake outer membrane protein: protein MKPTYYLLLGVAAFGAASCTDSFFEQYPSNSITENNYYITDDDFDQGVAACYHKLKTQMGYHLNELAYRSDECCKQAMTVSDAATYYFDHFEENSSNAIMSDIWNAWYNGIYRCNDVLDHLEGREELPNYDKYRGEVLFMRSWWYFNLYRAFGGVPIAHKVVSPADAKTIRRCTDDEMYVLLTGDLAEAARLLPASKGAEKARVTDIAAYTLLAKVYLTFGKPGEAKTALEEAMKNPNYGLVNTTADAFNVKNKMNKEIIFALYYNKANDTGHGYWYSTTKPEEAQLTQPAPVFRALYDAQDNRLPLVSEYTEDKKGTYLLNKWFDNRNDALKGNVVENDFPHLRYADVVLMYAEALNALDQRTLALPYLNKTRTRAGLDALEAGDVPSKEAFIEALADERGREFALEGHRWFDLVRLGLALDRFHEMGYKLDAHNLLFPIPQNQIEIVNDKAILWQNPGY, encoded by the coding sequence ATGAAACCAACATATTATCTTTTGCTGGGCGTCGCGGCCTTCGGGGCGGCTTCCTGCACCGACAGCTTCTTCGAACAGTATCCGAGCAACAGCATCACGGAGAACAATTACTACATTACCGACGACGATTTCGACCAAGGGGTGGCGGCCTGCTACCACAAGCTCAAAACACAGATGGGCTACCACCTCAATGAACTGGCCTACCGCAGCGACGAGTGCTGCAAACAGGCCATGACGGTTTCCGATGCGGCGACCTACTATTTCGACCACTTCGAGGAGAATTCCAGCAACGCCATCATGAGCGATATCTGGAACGCTTGGTACAACGGCATCTACCGCTGCAACGACGTGCTCGATCACCTCGAAGGCCGTGAGGAACTGCCCAATTACGACAAATACCGCGGCGAAGTCCTCTTCATGCGGTCGTGGTGGTATTTTAACCTCTACCGGGCTTTCGGCGGCGTGCCCATTGCGCACAAGGTCGTATCCCCGGCCGATGCCAAGACGATCCGCCGCTGCACGGACGACGAGATGTATGTCCTGCTGACGGGCGATCTGGCCGAGGCGGCCCGGCTGCTGCCGGCGTCGAAGGGTGCCGAGAAAGCCCGTGTTACCGATATTGCGGCCTATACGCTGCTGGCGAAGGTTTACCTCACGTTCGGCAAACCCGGCGAGGCCAAGACGGCCCTCGAAGAGGCGATGAAGAATCCCAATTACGGCTTGGTCAACACTACGGCGGACGCCTTCAACGTGAAAAACAAGATGAACAAGGAGATCATCTTCGCACTCTACTACAACAAGGCCAACGATACGGGCCACGGCTATTGGTATTCGACCACCAAACCCGAAGAAGCACAGTTGACACAGCCCGCTCCGGTATTCCGGGCGCTCTACGACGCGCAGGACAACCGCCTGCCGTTGGTTTCCGAGTACACGGAGGACAAAAAAGGGACCTATCTGCTGAACAAGTGGTTCGACAACCGGAACGACGCTCTGAAAGGCAACGTGGTGGAGAATGATTTCCCGCACCTGCGCTATGCCGACGTGGTGCTGATGTACGCCGAGGCGCTGAATGCACTCGACCAGCGGACGCTGGCACTGCCTTATCTCAACAAGACCCGTACACGGGCCGGACTCGACGCGCTCGAAGCCGGGGACGTTCCCTCGAAAGAGGCCTTCATCGAGGCGCTTGCCGACGAACGCGGCCGTGAGTTCGCGCTCGAAGGCCACCGCTGGTTCGACCTCGTGCGACTGGGGCTGGCGCTCGACCGCTTCCACGAAATGGGCTACAAGCTCGATGCGCACAACCTGCTGTTTCCCATTCCGCAGAATCAGATCGAGATCGTGAACGACAAGGCGATACTCTGGCAGAACCCCGGTTACTGA
- a CDS encoding SusC/RagA family TonB-linked outer membrane protein, with protein sequence MNEPNFYLKTMWRGVLAVVLCACFAIPARAQTPVVTLDARNVTIKELLQRIEAASPYTFAYVNAEIDTPPHRRVTVKAENRSIESILAEVLPDVSVEIKGRKIILTAKSKETPKVAADAVRTVKGRVTDENGAPVIGATVILKGTTTGTATGIDGEYTLSIRQKNAVLEVSLIGYNKVSVTLSDTQTQADVQLASEAIAVDNVVVVGYGVQNKRDVTTSIASIKAEDFKGLATTDFRDAMAAKMPGVQVLTLGGQPNGNVSIRIRGIQSATSGNEPLYVIDGIPSDARAFSNLDSNDIESLEVLKDASAAAIYGSRGSCGVILITTKRGQDEHPVIRYDGQFSVSGVSKTYDMLNAYEFAQLYKESRDNAYLTEVPTGSIDDPYNERGATGYYKVPPIITAYLEDRSGTLTDTDWQDAIFRTALSHKHSLSVSGRTKTLSYYVGANYLYREGTIIGSDFERYGMRANIDGKRKRLKYGASFSPSYSKYNFVDADAQYGNDGVIASALMAASIFPVYNADGSYNWDNNGYLRLEENGVGDTQFNETLNPVALALEIDDVRERLNMQGSVYASYEFIDGLEYKITAGGDYYNYSRNYYRPSYIPLKNKANYKDPSNPTAKSITNSYFHWTLSNQLSFSRRFGDHSLNAVAVWEAEKEHVKTSQIVGTGVKGDDKIRTTKGKTIDPAETYNNEYAYTFASWLVRAQYSYKGRYMVSASIRGDGSSRFAPNTRWGYFPAASVGWRVSDESFLRDVKWIDDLKLRLSVGVTGNAQIGNSEYLQLYGSTNVDLGNGLRPQVYPSQIANPDLGWERNTQYDVGLDFSFWKGTLGLTADYYYSKTTDMLFDVPVSSVSGLTSSNMNIGSMENQGVELGLTSRRRFGDFSYSLSANWSLNRNKVLSLGEGNADIIKEASFDGAYYITRVGQPVGCYYLLVQDGIFHNKEELNSYPHFSTTQVGDFRFVDTNGNGILEEDADRVIVGNYMPDFYYGFSVNLSWKGFDLAANFQGVYGNEILNLERRYLMSNSMSQNMTRDALQRFPYGEMNRPNRKLTGNTAACTSTFHVEDGSYLRLQNLSLGYTFPDKWTRKAGISKLRVYVQGSNLFTWTDYSGYNPEVSNHASDALRPGEDYCSYPLARTFSVGINFNL encoded by the coding sequence ATGAATGAACCGAATTTTTACCTGAAAACGATGTGGCGGGGAGTGCTGGCCGTCGTCCTGTGTGCCTGTTTCGCCATTCCGGCGCGGGCACAGACGCCGGTCGTCACACTCGACGCCCGGAACGTCACCATCAAGGAACTTCTGCAACGGATCGAGGCGGCGAGTCCTTACACGTTCGCTTATGTGAATGCCGAGATCGATACGCCTCCTCATCGGAGGGTTACGGTGAAAGCCGAAAACCGGAGTATCGAATCCATTCTTGCGGAGGTCCTTCCCGATGTGAGCGTCGAGATCAAAGGCCGCAAGATCATCCTCACGGCCAAGTCGAAAGAGACGCCTAAGGTCGCTGCGGACGCTGTCCGCACGGTGAAGGGGCGCGTGACCGACGAAAACGGTGCGCCCGTGATCGGTGCCACCGTCATCCTGAAAGGCACCACGACAGGCACGGCGACGGGGATCGACGGCGAATATACGCTGTCGATCCGTCAGAAAAACGCCGTGCTCGAAGTGTCGCTGATCGGTTATAACAAGGTTTCCGTCACACTTTCGGACACTCAGACGCAGGCCGACGTGCAGCTCGCCTCCGAAGCGATCGCCGTAGACAACGTGGTGGTCGTGGGCTACGGCGTGCAGAACAAACGCGACGTGACGACGTCGATCGCTTCGATCAAGGCCGAGGATTTCAAAGGGCTTGCGACGACCGATTTCCGCGATGCCATGGCCGCCAAGATGCCGGGCGTGCAGGTGCTCACGCTGGGCGGCCAGCCCAACGGCAACGTCTCGATCCGCATCCGCGGCATCCAGTCGGCCACCTCGGGCAACGAGCCGCTCTACGTCATCGACGGCATTCCGAGCGACGCCCGGGCCTTCTCGAACCTCGACAGCAACGATATCGAGAGCCTCGAGGTGCTCAAGGATGCTTCGGCTGCGGCGATCTACGGCTCGCGCGGTTCGTGCGGCGTCATCCTCATCACGACCAAGCGCGGTCAGGACGAACACCCCGTGATCCGTTACGACGGCCAGTTCAGTGTTTCGGGCGTGTCGAAAACCTATGATATGCTCAATGCCTACGAGTTCGCGCAGCTCTACAAGGAGTCGCGCGACAACGCCTACCTGACGGAGGTGCCGACGGGTTCGATCGACGATCCTTACAACGAACGCGGGGCGACGGGCTATTATAAGGTTCCGCCCATTATCACCGCCTATCTCGAGGACCGGAGCGGTACGCTGACCGACACCGACTGGCAGGATGCCATCTTCCGCACGGCGCTGTCGCACAAGCACAGTCTTTCGGTTTCGGGCCGCACCAAGACGCTGAGCTATTACGTCGGCGCCAATTACCTTTATCGCGAAGGAACGATCATCGGGTCGGATTTCGAGCGTTACGGAATGCGGGCCAATATCGACGGCAAGCGCAAGCGACTGAAATACGGAGCCAGCTTTTCGCCCTCCTACTCGAAATACAATTTCGTGGATGCGGACGCCCAGTACGGGAACGACGGTGTGATCGCCTCGGCACTGATGGCGGCTTCGATCTTCCCGGTCTACAATGCCGACGGCTCTTACAACTGGGACAACAACGGCTACCTGCGCCTCGAGGAGAACGGCGTGGGCGACACGCAGTTCAACGAAACGCTGAACCCCGTGGCGCTGGCGCTCGAAATCGACGACGTGCGCGAGCGGCTCAATATGCAGGGCAGCGTCTATGCCTCCTACGAATTCATCGACGGGCTGGAATACAAGATCACGGCCGGCGGCGACTATTACAACTATTCGCGCAACTATTACCGGCCGTCGTATATCCCGCTGAAAAACAAGGCCAATTACAAGGACCCGTCGAATCCCACGGCGAAGAGCATCACCAACTCCTATTTCCACTGGACGCTCTCCAACCAGCTCTCTTTCTCGCGCCGTTTCGGCGACCATTCGCTCAATGCCGTGGCCGTCTGGGAGGCGGAAAAGGAGCATGTCAAAACGTCGCAGATCGTCGGTACGGGGGTCAAGGGCGACGACAAGATCCGCACCACCAAGGGCAAGACCATCGACCCGGCGGAAACCTACAACAACGAGTATGCCTACACCTTCGCCTCGTGGCTCGTGCGTGCGCAGTACTCCTACAAGGGCCGCTACATGGTTTCGGCGTCGATCCGCGGCGACGGTTCGTCGCGCTTCGCCCCCAATACCCGGTGGGGTTATTTCCCCGCGGCCTCGGTGGGCTGGCGTGTGAGCGACGAGAGCTTCCTGCGCGATGTGAAATGGATCGACGACCTCAAGCTGCGTCTGAGCGTCGGCGTGACGGGCAATGCCCAGATCGGCAACTCGGAATATCTGCAACTCTACGGTTCGACGAACGTGGACCTCGGCAACGGTCTCCGGCCACAGGTCTACCCCTCGCAGATCGCCAATCCCGATCTGGGCTGGGAGCGGAACACGCAGTATGACGTGGGGCTGGACTTCAGTTTCTGGAAAGGGACGCTGGGCCTGACCGCCGATTACTACTATTCGAAGACGACCGACATGCTGTTCGACGTTCCCGTCTCGTCGGTGTCGGGACTCACCTCGTCCAACATGAACATCGGCTCGATGGAGAATCAGGGCGTGGAACTGGGGCTTACCTCGCGGCGGCGTTTCGGCGATTTCTCCTATTCCCTCTCGGCCAACTGGTCGCTCAACCGTAACAAGGTGCTGAGTTTAGGTGAAGGGAACGCCGACATCATCAAGGAGGCGTCGTTCGACGGGGCCTATTACATCACGCGCGTGGGCCAGCCCGTCGGCTGCTATTACCTGCTCGTACAGGACGGTATCTTCCACAACAAGGAGGAGCTGAACTCCTATCCCCATTTCAGCACCACGCAGGTCGGCGACTTCCGCTTCGTCGACACCAACGGCAACGGTATTCTCGAAGAGGATGCCGACCGCGTGATCGTGGGCAACTACATGCCCGATTTCTACTATGGCTTCTCGGTCAATCTTTCTTGGAAGGGCTTCGACTTGGCGGCCAACTTCCAAGGCGTCTACGGCAACGAGATACTCAACCTCGAACGCCGCTACCTGATGAGCAACTCCATGAGCCAGAACATGACCCGGGATGCATTGCAGCGTTTCCCCTACGGCGAGATGAACCGCCCGAACCGCAAGCTGACGGGCAACACCGCCGCCTGCACCTCGACGTTCCACGTCGAAGACGGCTCCTACCTGCGCCTGCAAAACCTCTCGCTGGGCTACACTTTCCCCGACAAGTGGACCCGCAAGGCCGGCATCTCGAAGCTGCGCGTGTATGTGCAGGGATCGAATCTCTTCACATGGACCGACTATTCGGGCTATAATCCCGAGGTCAGCAACCATGCGAGCGACGCCCTGCGTCCGGGCGAGGACTACTGCTCCTATCCGCTGGCACGCACGTTCAGCGTCGGCATCAACTTCAACCTCTAA
- a CDS encoding RNA polymerase sigma-70 factor, whose protein sequence is MNEEQLLLDRLGQGDIDALDTLYVRYAPRVYDFSLRFLKNETEAEDVTQDIFLQVWENRSLMGQVLSIRAYLFRMTRNAIFNRFKRSKMHLQYIRHSETRETELSVDPGGRITTEDLLEMIELAIENLPEQCRRVFKMSRYEHMSYNEIAENLGISPHTVQFHISVALTRLRKILSVMSFFV, encoded by the coding sequence ATGAACGAAGAGCAATTATTGTTAGACAGACTTGGTCAGGGGGATATTGATGCTCTCGATACGCTCTATGTACGTTATGCTCCGAGGGTGTACGACTTTTCACTTCGGTTTCTGAAAAATGAAACCGAGGCGGAAGACGTTACGCAGGATATTTTTCTGCAAGTGTGGGAAAACCGCTCCCTGATGGGGCAAGTGCTGTCGATCCGTGCCTACCTGTTCCGGATGACGCGCAATGCGATCTTCAATCGGTTCAAACGTTCCAAAATGCACCTGCAATACATTCGGCACTCCGAGACCCGCGAAACGGAACTGTCGGTCGACCCCGGCGGGCGCATAACGACGGAAGATCTGCTGGAAATGATCGAGCTGGCGATCGAGAACCTTCCGGAACAATGCCGGCGGGTGTTCAAAATGAGTCGTTACGAACATATGTCCTATAATGAAATCGCCGAAAACCTCGGGATCAGCCCGCATACCGTGCAGTTTCATATTTCGGTGGCACTGACGCGATTGCGTAAGATATTGTCTGTCATGTCATTTTTTGTCTGA